In a genomic window of Occallatibacter riparius:
- a CDS encoding carboxymuconolactone decarboxylase family protein: MTLDALIDTLPTYAKDLKLNYSSLVRNNTELTPQQLWGTVVASAIATRSAALTAAVLQAAPAQLSPQALEAAQAAAAIMGMNNVFYRFHHLAANEKYSTMPARLRMNGLRGHGVEEVDFELWSLAVSAINACGKCVGAHEKVVREKGASEELVLATVRVASVIHAIGAVLDAVHAQAAITAPEPALA; the protein is encoded by the coding sequence ATGACCCTAGACGCCCTGATCGATACACTTCCTACGTACGCCAAGGACCTCAAGCTCAACTACTCGTCCCTGGTCCGCAACAATACCGAGCTCACGCCCCAGCAGCTCTGGGGAACCGTCGTCGCCTCGGCCATCGCCACCCGCAGCGCCGCCCTTACTGCGGCCGTGCTCCAGGCCGCTCCCGCCCAGCTCAGCCCGCAGGCGCTTGAGGCCGCCCAGGCCGCTGCTGCCATCATGGGCATGAACAACGTCTTCTACCGCTTCCACCATCTCGCGGCCAACGAGAAGTACTCCACCATGCCGGCCCGCCTGCGCATGAACGGCCTCCGCGGTCACGGAGTGGAAGAGGTCGACTTCGAGCTCTGGTCACTCGCCGTCTCGGCCATCAACGCCTGCGGCAAGTGCGTCGGCGCGCATGAAAAGGTCGTCCGCGAAAAGGGCGCAAGCGAAGAGCTGGTGCTCGCCACCGTCCGTGTGGCCTCGGTCATCCATGCCATCGGCGCCGTCCTTGACGCCGTCCACGCCCAGGCAGCGATCACCGCCCCTGAACCCGCCCTGGCCTGA
- a CDS encoding DUF2203 domain-containing protein, translated as MKTFTLDEAQSLLPVLESLLKRAIAGKEAAEGVESQLGELSRRIYLSGGMKVDVASVVRLRAEMDGHLERVRETLAEIDAIGVQVKDLESGLLDFPFRLDDEVVLLCWRMGETSIEHWHTLESGFKGRKPVDERFRRGKNAGPARPN; from the coding sequence ATGAAGACATTCACTCTCGACGAAGCGCAGTCACTCCTTCCCGTGCTTGAGTCTCTACTTAAGCGCGCCATCGCGGGGAAGGAAGCGGCTGAAGGTGTCGAGAGCCAGCTCGGCGAGCTGAGTCGGCGGATTTATCTGTCAGGCGGGATGAAGGTGGACGTTGCGTCGGTTGTGCGGCTGCGCGCGGAGATGGATGGGCACCTGGAACGCGTGCGCGAGACCTTGGCCGAGATTGACGCGATTGGCGTGCAGGTGAAGGATCTGGAGTCGGGGCTGCTGGATTTTCCGTTTCGTCTTGATGACGAGGTGGTGCTGCTCTGCTGGCGGATGGGTGAGACTTCGATCGAACACTGGCACACGCTGGAGTCGGGCTTCAAGGGACGCAAGCCGGTGGATGAGCGGTTTCGGCGCGGAAAGAATGCGGGGCCGGCGCGGCCGAATTGA
- a CDS encoding peroxiredoxin: protein MLTVGEKFPSFELRAVVSTEKDENKAFQTITDKSYEGKWKVYFFWPKDFTFVCPTEIAAFGKLNQEFQDRDAQLLGASIDSEYVHRAWREHHPDLNNLPYPMLSDIKRDLSEQLGILDLKAGVAQRATFIVDPDNVIRFVYVTDLSVGRNPQEVLRVLDALQTDELCPCNWQKGQETLNA, encoded by the coding sequence ATGCTTACAGTTGGAGAAAAGTTCCCTTCGTTCGAACTTCGCGCCGTAGTCAGCACTGAAAAAGACGAAAACAAGGCGTTCCAGACCATCACCGACAAGTCCTACGAAGGCAAGTGGAAGGTCTACTTCTTCTGGCCCAAGGACTTCACCTTCGTCTGCCCCACCGAAATCGCAGCCTTCGGCAAGCTCAACCAGGAGTTCCAGGACCGCGACGCCCAGCTCCTCGGCGCCTCCATCGACTCCGAGTACGTCCACCGCGCCTGGCGTGAGCACCACCCCGACCTCAACAATCTGCCCTACCCCATGCTCTCCGACATCAAGCGCGACCTGTCTGAGCAGCTCGGCATCCTCGACCTCAAGGCCGGCGTAGCCCAGCGCGCCACCTTCATCGTCGACCCCGACAACGTGATCCGCTTCGTCTACGTCACCGACCTCTCCGTGGGCCGCAACCCCCAGGAAGTCCTCCGCGTGCTCGACGCCCTGCAGACCGACGAGCTCTGCCCCTGCAATTGGCAGAAGGGCCAGGAAACCCTGAACGCGTAA
- a CDS encoding VOC family protein has translation MIVKIVPVFFTLEIARTVSWYAEKLGFACLGTWTPAPDEPPEYAIVARDGRAIHFRRAEPPTANPEKYADELLDAYLFVQDADALYAEYAAKGVEFARGLGDMPWKCREFVVKDCDGRLLAFGADV, from the coding sequence ATGATCGTGAAGATTGTGCCCGTTTTTTTCACACTGGAGATTGCGCGGACGGTTAGCTGGTACGCGGAGAAGCTGGGTTTCGCATGCCTGGGCACGTGGACCCCGGCTCCGGACGAACCGCCGGAGTACGCCATCGTGGCGCGGGATGGGCGGGCCATCCACTTCCGGCGGGCGGAGCCGCCGACGGCGAATCCCGAAAAGTATGCCGATGAGCTGCTGGATGCCTATCTATTTGTGCAGGATGCGGATGCGCTATATGCCGAGTACGCTGCCAAGGGAGTGGAGTTCGCGCGGGGGCTGGGGGACATGCCGTGGAAGTGCCGTGAATTCGTGGTTAAGGATTGCGACGGCCGGCTGCTGGCGTTCGGGGCGGATGTGTAG
- a CDS encoding ornithine cyclodeaminase family protein, with protein sequence MYIPEEEVRSLLTWEALFPAIRQALIDFSAGPRANHIVDQPPRSILRSNHTTGPNNGWFAAMPVIYQDVMAVKTVTFFPGNANLGLHTHMAIIELLSRTTGQPLAIMDGRLITEMRTAAVSAVALDALVPRGARSLGILGSGVQARSHLAAFRLLRPDIADVRIWSRTPAHVEAFAAGTQIRATTIEEAASADVVLVATASPTPVLMGRWLKPDALVISVGAVGPTVRELDDETLHTSYIVAESRHAAERESGDIVLSNSSVQAEIGEILSDPASHPFPKKGRVLFKSVGMAIEDLVAAKLVWQARQSR encoded by the coding sequence ATGTACATCCCTGAAGAAGAAGTCCGCTCTCTCCTCACCTGGGAAGCCCTGTTCCCCGCCATCCGCCAGGCCCTCATCGACTTCTCCGCAGGCCCCCGGGCGAATCACATTGTCGATCAGCCCCCGCGCTCGATCCTCCGCTCCAACCACACCACCGGGCCCAACAACGGCTGGTTCGCCGCCATGCCCGTCATCTACCAGGACGTGATGGCCGTCAAGACCGTCACCTTCTTCCCCGGCAACGCCAACCTTGGCCTGCACACCCACATGGCCATCATCGAGCTGCTCAGCCGCACCACCGGCCAACCCCTCGCCATCATGGACGGCCGCCTCATCACCGAAATGCGTACCGCCGCTGTCTCCGCCGTAGCCCTCGATGCTCTGGTCCCCCGCGGAGCCCGCTCCCTCGGCATCCTCGGCTCCGGTGTCCAGGCCCGCTCCCATCTCGCCGCCTTCCGCCTCCTCCGCCCCGACATCGCCGACGTCCGCATCTGGTCCCGAACCCCCGCCCACGTCGAGGCCTTCGCCGCGGGGACCCAGATCCGCGCCACGACCATCGAAGAAGCCGCATCGGCCGACGTCGTCCTCGTCGCTACCGCCTCCCCCACCCCGGTACTCATGGGCCGCTGGCTCAAACCCGATGCTCTGGTAATCTCCGTCGGCGCGGTAGGACCCACCGTCCGCGAGCTCGACGACGAAACCCTCCACACCAGCTACATCGTGGCCGAATCCCGCCACGCGGCCGAGCGCGAATCCGGCGACATCGTCCTCTCCAACTCGAGCGTCCAGGCCGAAATCGGCGAGATCCTCTCCGATCCGGCCAGCCACCCCTTCCCCAAAAAGGGGCGTGTCCTCTTCAAATCCGTAGGCATGGCCATCGAAGACCTGGTCGCCGCAAAGCTAGTCTGGCAAGCCCGCCAATCCCGCTGA
- a CDS encoding glyoxalase superfamily protein, whose translation MARITRVAPELPVSNLGEAIAFYGRLGFALASQSAEGYAILERDGIALHLFEDKLHRSAAMGVHLFTPDLAEMYEEFAGRGVQFSQGIERKPWGNRDFRVKDAFGNELKFTEPLGDDE comes from the coding sequence ATGGCCCGGATTACGCGTGTTGCTCCGGAACTGCCTGTTTCCAACCTGGGGGAAGCCATTGCTTTCTATGGAAGGCTTGGCTTCGCGCTTGCCAGCCAGAGCGCCGAGGGTTACGCCATCTTGGAGCGCGATGGCATTGCTCTGCACCTTTTCGAGGACAAGCTGCACCGCTCGGCAGCGATGGGCGTGCACCTGTTTACGCCGGATCTGGCGGAGATGTATGAGGAGTTTGCCGGACGCGGTGTCCAGTTCTCTCAGGGGATCGAGCGCAAGCCTTGGGGCAATCGAGATTTTCGCGTGAAGGATGCATTTGGGAATGAGCTGAAGTTCACGGAACCTTTGGGGGATGACGAGTAG
- a CDS encoding immunity protein Imm33 domain-containing protein: MAIPQSDADSRQAAFCAARQIDFVASPGDLKSGFAISTDGLVPINGLRHRAEAGTTGWYIWCGEQFSVAPDFFAPIHTTHIYRMYPQLVRLLGLPPGSRFLLAGEYLDVWFDPALLHI, translated from the coding sequence ATGGCCATTCCTCAGTCTGACGCAGACAGTCGGCAGGCCGCGTTCTGTGCTGCGAGACAGATCGATTTTGTCGCTTCGCCTGGAGATCTCAAGAGCGGGTTTGCCATCTCCACTGACGGCTTGGTGCCGATCAACGGGCTGCGTCATCGGGCCGAAGCTGGCACCACTGGCTGGTACATCTGGTGCGGTGAGCAGTTTTCTGTAGCTCCGGACTTTTTTGCTCCCATTCACACGACCCATATTTACCGAATGTATCCGCAATTGGTTCGGTTGCTGGGACTCCCACCCGGATCTCGATTTCTCCTGGCTGGCGAGTATCTCGACGTGTGGTTCGACCCAGCGCTGTTGCACATCTAG